The window TCTTAGGGTataatagaaaaaaggggggaaaaattgTGCAAAACGTCTAAACACAGAATGGTGCGCCAAGGTAATCTTCAGTTCACTCACAGATGTAGATGTGAATCAAAACGTTTCGAAGGGTGAAGCGGTTTCCCTTGTCCGTAGTTTGAAGTATGTCCTCTGTGGATGCTTAATGAatcaagagaggggggaaaagtcATAGTACAGAATAGCTTTTACGCGATGTATAAAATTAAAAACTTGCGTAACATACTCCACAAACAAAGGTGAGTAAAAAACATTGGGATATAAAAAGGTCACCTGAGCCTCCGATCAGTGCAGTTATGGTGTCAGTGTTGTTCTCTACCACGCTTTGACTCCACCCTCCTGCAGATGCCCGGTCTGATGTTTGTCTACGGTGCTCGGTACTGCCACAAAGTCTTCCGTCCACTCCAATCACCCTTCGCGTTTCACTGTGGTTGTGCAGCTTCCTCATGGTCTCCAAAGGAAGCACCGCTGACTTCAAACTACAGATAAGAGATAGTCTTCACCCCTGGAAACTAATTCAGCTTGGATCTTGTATGGCAGAGGCTATTTACCTGGTGGTCCGGGTAAATACAGGACTTGTTTAGCCTTCTCAAGCTGCTGGGTAGATAAAGGATTTGTTTAGCCTTACCCTAATATGCCAAGCTAACGCTAAACCGCACTCTCTGAGTGCTAATCATCTGAGCAAATATAATTGCCGGCTAAATAAGGGATATGGAGGTTGTAAATACacactttttattcttgtattgtTGTTTGGGGGGTGCCTATTTCCCACAGCACCCTATTTTCTAATTATGTTGTAGCTTGAACAGGTTTAGACTAAAATGCATTGTTGCCCATACATTTCTATTTGCTTTTCATTTTGTAGGAGATGAAACTATATACAGAGCCAGACATTAGATGCAAATATTCCTCTTTCAAATATGTCACAAATCAAGTCTCCTGAGAAGAAAAAATCGCGCAAAAGTTTATCCCTCTCTAAAAAACGGTCAAATGTAACCCAGAAAAATCAACTGTTGCCTAACACAATTTCAAAGTCTCAGTCGATCGTTGCACTCTTTAAAAATGCGCCCCCTGCAAAGCTATCCTGCCCTCTATGTGGTGAAATGGTGCCAAGGTTTGGGTTGAACAAGCACCTTGATGAAGCATGTCCGAAAGAAAAACAGGATGGGCTGGAGGATGATGTTATACTGGTTGATGAAGCCTCTGTGCAGTCAAACATACCATGCATGAGCCCGAAGCCATCACAAGAAGTCAGGGGCCTGATAAAGACAGATCTTAATATGAGCCCATGTGTTCAGACAGATGTGAGTGTGAAACCGTCTAGTCCTTATTTTAATAAAGATTTATCAGTAAAAGACATTTTTAAAGAGACACAAGTGCAGATTGGGAAAACCGTGCCATTGGAAAGCCTTTCGTCTAAACTTTCTAGGAGATACCAAACCCGCAGTGTGAAgcgagacacacgcagagagttACAATGCCAAGTAGCTGCTGCTGAATGCATCGAGATTCCCACTGAAGGTACAAGTGATGTTAGATTAAGTACTCTGCGTGAAGAAAACCTTTGTGGTAACACAAGTACCCAACCCAAGATCCTTATACGTAGTGGAGAGACAGAAAATACTAACAATGAGACCTTGGCCACAGTGTGTGCAAATCATAATAATTCACAAGAGAGGAATAATGCCTTGATATGCGGTCATGTTATTGAGAAGGGTCCCAAATCGCCACTATGTAGTGATAAATACTTATCTCCTGGATCACCGGATGATAAGTTAGTGGACTGTAGCACTGAAACTAGAAAGCATAAGATAGAGGACAACATTCAACGGAAGACCAACCGTTGTAAAAAAGCAAAACACAGTGTTCCTGAAATCTCTGCTTTGCCGGCAGCTTCACTGCAGCAATGTGATGAACTTACAGTCAATTCCCCTGTGAAGGACAACGCTGAGCTTCTTCCCATGGAAGATCTTCTGGTTCTCAATGAATTTTTGAAACCTTTTGACGATACGGATTATCAGGGTGAAGAAGAGAATTTACAACATGGAATAGATGGCAGTAGTGTGCAAGAAGAGTGTGGGGTACACGCTTCGAGACACCCGTATTACCTGAGGAACTTCCTAATGGTGCTCCAAACCGTGATGGAGAGTGAAGAAGATATGAATCTTTTTAGTGAAGAAGACATTCGCACTTTAACCGCATTCCATGAGCTTTCAGGTATcttttatttatctttattttagtttttattaTTTAACTGAACTTTGACAATTTTCCATGGACATACAGAAATGTGCTGTAATATTGTAGCAAAAGtaccataaatatatttttgtaagAATGTTAATTTACATCAGAGGTGAGAGACACAAAAGGGACTTATTTATCAATCCTGGCTGCAgaagttgtttaaaaaaacaaaaactgaaTAACCACCAATTTTGCCACATTTTTGCCCCATGACTGATGCGGAGCTTGCCTGGAATATATTTAACTTAAAGCTGGTAGCAGTTGTTAAATACCAGTATTAAATATTTATAGAAATATATGTATTTGTGCATCTCTCATATGTTTTTGTTAATGTAGCACATTCGCTAAGCGGTAGTACCTATAGCTGGGGTGGGTAGATTTTTGGCTGGCGTGCTACTTCACGGGCTTTGGTAAGCTTTGCGGGCCCCACTTCATGTTGCTTGTCACCCACAAGTTCCCTTCCTCACCAACTTCTCTCTTTAAAtgctctctcatactcactctcccccttcctttctccttTCTCTCACTATCCCCACTCCCACCCTTTtaatctcctcaccccccccccccccttctctctctctcatgcggaGGTTGAGCCCACTTCTGATGGAGTCTCTCACTACCGGGTATGGCCCTGCACCTCAGTTAGGGCTGGATAACATGTTTTGCCGTGCCGTATTTTTCACACCCCTTACCTATTGCATTCTTTTGATTTGCTTCATTGACTTTTGTCTTAGTGGTGAACATCCAGAATTACATAGCCATAAATACTCTGGACTTCTATCTCTAGATAGATGGGCAATAGTATTGAAGATTCAGAGCATACGTTTGAGGACAGTCTTCTGCTGCTGCACAACTGCTGTGTAAAATAAACGCATTTACATGTATTGCTAATCCTTCTGGCTTCTTCTAGAATAGCACAAAAATTAGAACTCTGGTCTAGAAAAAGTGGAAATTAGAAATATGACAAATGAACGTTGGTGCCCTTTAGTCATAAATATATCTAATCAAAGACGGCTTTCTGAAAATGAAAGTAACCTATATGAATCATTTAGTGTACGTAGGCATTTTAAAAAATGTTGaggtataaaaaaaaacccaaggATTCTGTCTttgttataaaatataaatacttCCTTGTTATCAGTTTTGCTGAATTATATAAATGTTTTCCCACCTGTAATTGTTTGCCAATTCCTCTCTTGTTTTCCGGTGTAAATCTAATAACCAAAACTTGAAGCTGGCAGCCAGAAGTTGTATGTGAGACTTTTTCAACGCAAACTGAACTGGATAAAGATAAACAAAATAGAATATACAGAGATTGGCTCTGATTTGGTGCCATTCGTTGAAGAACTGGTGCAGAATGGGTTTCTGCAATCAGGTGTGACTCGCaattacatcattttcttttgtgtCTATTGTCTCTTATCCAAAGCCGTACAGAAAACATGCGGATGTTATATTCCTGCACAACTAAAAGCAGAGATGCAGCAATCCTACTGGTGCTCTGACTTAAGACATCTTCCAGTTCTGGAAGACCCCTTATAACCATTCACCTGAATGGGCTGTACAGTGCCATTTGGCCAGAAGTTGTCTTATTGCATAACACCATGTAGTGAATATGGACCAGAATTCCCATGAGTATCTGTTTGATAACTTCCCAAATTTGCATTACATGACAATGGGGTGAAAAAGGCAAAGAACAGAACAACACAGCACAGTAgtcattataaactatataaatcagcctaggaatacaatataaaaatattGTTTTAACGGGCTTGTCTTCTGCATCATTTGAGCTCTCATCCGGTCACTAGTTCTAGAGATTCATTTAACATTGAATACACTGCAGCCTCTTTTCCAACTAAATGGCCCCCAATGCGTTATACGCTGAAGTCTCTAATATCAATGGGACACACCAGGATTTAGTACACTGCGGCCGGGAGTCATGTAGCCGCGTTGCAGGACATCGCACCCCATCTGGCGGTAACTGCCATTCCAGTCAAATTCAATTGCCGGCATATCGGCCGTGATGTCTTGGATCGTGGCTTTGTGACTCCCGGTGTGAGAGAAATGAAACCCCATTCTAAGACTTTAGGGTAACAGCCGGTCCGAAAGCTTTTATTACATATTGTCTAGGTACAACAAGAGTACATATAATTATTAAACACTAGAGTCTAAATGAAAAAAATGCACTGCTTTATTCGCAAACATTTGCTTTTGAGTAAACTAGCAAAGAGGCGTGTGTGCATGATTTCACAGGGTCTCACAACCTGAGCGTATACTTCCCATTCTGGCAATTAAAATGTTATTCGCTACACAGATTTGCAAGATGAGCTAAATGAAAAGTAAACAACCTAAAAGAAACACGTTTATTCTCTTTCTGAGGGCATATGCTCTGCCTGGTGTCTTATGGGAAAGTATAACAGAAATGCAACTAACAAAATAGGACAGTTTATTATTAGATAAGCGAACCATCCGTACAGCAGTTTCTAAGGTTAATCAGCAATAATGAAATACCTATCTTAttatgctgatggcctttcctaCCCACAGTCACATTCTGTACTGAGCAAGGGTCTTAATTATGAAATTATAATCCACCACCCCGGCCTTTATGTATTCCACTGGCGCGTTCTGATTCTTAATTGACTATTTTCCCACATTCCCTGGATCTCTTGAACCAGGCGTggccaactggtcaggttttcaggaaagccctgcttcagcatagctggctcaatcagtcatcatgactgagcaactgattgagccacctgtgctgaaccagggatttgctgaaaacctgacctgttggtagtggtctttgaggactggagttggccacccctgcttggACGTTCCTGTCTCTGACATTTTGGCTCCCTGAGCAATCTGGAAAGCCTTCATAGTGGAAATCTGATTGTCTGAAACAGAAACAAGTGTGGATTGTAGCATTAATCACACAACTTTGCCCATTGTAGATTCTGAATTACAAGAACTCTCAGAAGCTCTGGATCTTTTCCCAGCACCAGATCTGAAGACCTTGGCGAAGGGATTTCACTTGGCAAACCCGGGTGCCCAAAAGCAGCAGCTGGTTGAGGAATTCCTACGTTTGTCAAAACAACGTTCAATATTCAGCATGGGCAAAAACCAGCCTGGCATTGCCGCAGTGATTCTGAAAAAGTAAAGCTCAAACCATATATCTCAATCATATATGTGGCATTTAAAGTGAGATACAGCAATTCTATTCGTGTGGCATTGAGTAAGGTTATTTAATGCTCACACCACAGGGGTCATTCATTGTTTGATATCAAACAAGTGGGGGGTGCTGGAGAGGAGGAAAAagcagtgggagagggtggggaataTAAGGAGGCAATGAGCCTGGGGGGGTATAAGGTGATAATGGTCCTGGGCATCATGGAGCATGGTGGAAACGGGTGTGTGGGCTTGCTTGGAGCCCTCAGGAGGCCCACAAAAAGGAGTCTTGCTGGGTAAAAATGGCTGGAGAACTGGAGAGCCATCCAGGCCCAGCTGAGGCCCATAGAATGAAGGCCTGGGGAAttccttttccccctttccagGTGTGTGTTGGTCAACAAAGGGGAGGACCCTTCTGGCCGGCAATAAACTGTGAGGGGGCCGGGCCTCTTGACAAAATGGGCCCGGGAAAACCAGGCCTCTCCTCACATATCCAAAATGAAAGGAGCGGGCTTAAGGGGTATATAACAGGGATCCCTTCAGGGCTGGGGCCAGATTTATGATCAACTTTGCAGCAAGGAAATTGATAAGTAGACCCCTAAATGTTGTTCAGTATCTCTCTGCTTTGCTTACATTCTCTGAACCAGCTTATGATGATTTATTTATGCCTCTACAAACCAGTAATGCCGTGTCCTATTTTTTATTGCAATACACCCGTTTCTGTGCCTATGTAGTGACTGTCAAAAACTGCAGCGGCAGAAAACGTTCTATCGTAGTTCTGCTGCATCATTGGAAAATGAATCCATACTCGCTGCGTCTTTCTGCCCCTGCAGATGTTCAATACTAAGTGAGCACAATATGTGCAGGGATCAGTAATGCAGaaaccatttaatgaaaaaataaagGTGTTGGATACAAGGAATAAGGAAGGTCGAGAACACACGCGGGCATTTGTATAAAggtgtatttattattttaaaatggTTGATGTTTCGTTCCCAATCTGGACCTTTCTTAAGAatgtgaccgaaacgttgattattttttaataataaatgcacTTTTATACAAGTCCATGTGAATGCTCTCAACCTTCCTTATTGATATTCCACATAGACTGCTTTATCTGTGTTCATGTATGCACCCATGGAAGTAATTCCAATCCTGTGAGTGCTCTttcctttttatatccgatacagGGAATGGCAGAGCTCGGGTTTGAAGGACTGTTTCTCTAATAACTGAATATAAATGTAAACATATTTAGTGTTGAAAATGTTTTACTTTGCGCTTTACAAAATAGAATTTGCAAACACAATGGGGCCCTACCCCatatagtttacaatctaatattCAGCACCTGAATCGCAGGAAGAACCATATTTACCAAGTAGTGCTCTACGATAAGACACCTTATGCCTATTCACTAGAATAAATACCAATGCTATTCCGtgcaacaagagacagggggtgcccaatgctgcatccaattgacaaaacatataaagtaaaatacttcaataataataattggttatttagttaaccctttggccaaaggcgtcataagcctgcataccaacgtcaaggtataaccaaaataatgcaggtcctatactacactgtgaaacctttccttttacctctgtgagaggggaaaaaaccataatgggtcttgttcctgcagcaagtgaaatgaccttccaagttaaaagggtgaaggaggaggagtgagctctggggggaggtgccacagcctccaaagagacataggttaacacagatacccagcaagctcaaactcccccacccaccacaaagtgaatatatatttatgtcaaccagagagctactgagcgtggcaattgtatataacaagagacaaagggttaactaaataaccaattattattattgaagtattttactttatatgttttgtcaattggatgcagcattgggcaccccctgtctcttgttatatgcaattgccacgctcagtagctctctggttgacataaatatatattcactttgtggtgggtgggggagtttgagcttgctgggtatctgtgttaacctatgtctctttggaggctgtggcacctcccccagagctcgctcctcctccttcacccttttaacttggaaggtcatttcacttgctgcaggaacaagacccattatggttttttcccctctcacagaggtaaaaggaaaggtttcacagtgtagtgtaggacctgcattattttggttataccttgacgttggtatgcaggcttatgacgcctttggccaaagggttaactaaataaccaattattattattgaagtattttactttatatgttttgtcaattggatgcagcattgggcaccccctgtctcttgttatatacaattgccacgctcagtagctctctggttgacataaatatatattcactttgtggtgggtgggggagtttgagcttgctgggtatctgtgttaacctattcCGTGCAACATCTTATGATGCAAGAAGACACCTTATGGCACGTTGAAGTGTATGGGCAGTAACGTCCTTTGCCATGAGGTGTCTTATTTACTACGCGGTGCTATTCCATATGAACCAAAGTGTCTTACCCAGGGTTATTTTGTAGCTATTATTGCATATTTGGTATTGGGTGTTTGTCTGTCTaaagcagggatgcgcaaactttctgcgcccccctgcctgctcagccccagtgctcgcaccccccttacCTAGGAACCGGCGTCAAAAGacaccgcgaggtcatgtgaccccgtggcatcatttgatgcgcGTTGCCTTAGCGATGCGTCCCTCCAAGCCAAGGTatgtaagttacagaggcctggtGCGCTCCCCggaatttcatttaaatgctttggggaagagcacggggcctctgtaactgccacgccccccacaaaaaaaatctcacgcacccctggtctaaagcaTATAGGGCATAGTGGGCCATATATTTTGTTATGCCACAAGACACCCGTTGGCCCATGCCAGTGAAGAGGATATAAGCTGCCTTATGTAttggcactgcttagtaaatatggcccggaAGGACTTGTTCAATGTTATAAGAACATTGTGCTGCAGGCAGGACTCTTCTATGTTAAAACGTGCGTGGGTACTACTAAACCCCTCCCTCTTGTTACTAAAGCGTTCTTCGCAGGACATTCAAAGTGTTTCCTTTATTCCCAGGGCAAAATACCTTTGTGGACGAGCTGTCCGGGTGTGCAGAGCTCCCCGCGCCGTGTTTTCCAGAGTTCTCCTCCTGTTCTCCTTGACTGATTCCATGGAGGTGGAAGAAGCTGCGAGCGGTGGCCAAACGCAGCTTTCCACAGTGCTCATGGTGAACATGGGACGCACGACGTTCCCCACGTACACTGTGAATCGGACAACTCAGATATTCCAGGACAGAGAAGATCTCATCAGGTAGGAGAACAGGCTTTGGCAAAAGGGTTAATCTACATAGGATTTCAGTCATTTCTAATTTATCGTGGCTGTCTATCCCCTGCGCTTCATACACCAAATACACCTCATATGCACTGAGGTGTAGACGCACCTACAGAGACCGTAGGATGTTCTGggaagttctccctacttaccacttagattgtaagctcttcggggcagggactaatTTTCCTAATGTTTccttcatgtctgaagcgcttattcccattatgtgttatattatgtcacgtgtgttactgctgtgaagcgctatgtacatggatggcgctatataaagatatacatacatcaatGCCATATTTCCAACCAGAACAGAAACAAATATTTTCTATTCTTTAATTGCCAGAAACATTAGGTTTTATATTTTCGGTTATATTTAAAATCTGTCTCTTTAAATCGGTtcaggcaaaaagagggggaaggggaacacaaaatgaatgagtcccctaaagaattcactaactgcacacctacataatgtaaaatctaacttttaataaatttacttaaaacatatattaccaaacgtggTGTACTATGAgttttaaaaaatgaattaaatggaCAATATCGTGCAACCCTGTCAATAaatgtatgattgtacaaacccaGATGCAATATTCCttgggtttgacaggacagtggatgctgtaagtcggggtattaacccctctggagttagtatgcagactgtaggtaaccgtatcctactcagtgagcctttaactggtcaaagatccagcaatcctgcaatgatatatatagcagCAAACACCTATAGTTGTATTAAATGCATATGCTTGAAAGGTGACGCTGACACAGGCACAATCAATCGAGAATAACCCTCAGTATAGTTAAGCTAGGACTCACAGTACCATTGACATAGAGTTACCCAGCAGAGAGGCTCTAATTGTGCATATATCATGTATTGTATGTAGCAGGGAGGCAGACTCACTGCCTGTTGTTATATTATCCAGCTAATGCCGTCTGCAtaaatagagccaggagacttaaGGCACTACATTAACACCAGCTcgaagtaggagactgacacaactgcgcgtccaacgcgcgtttccctccagcaaaggagcttcttcagggacaaattactACATACAATACATGATATATGCACAATTAGAGCCTCTCTGCTGGGTAACTCTATGTCAATGGTACTGTGAGTCCTAGCTTAACTATACTGAGGGTTATTCTCTATTGATTGTGCCTGTGTCAGCGTCACCTTTCAAGCATATGCATTTAATACAACTATAGGTGTTTGctgctatatatatcattgcaggattgctggatctttgaccagttaaaggctcactgagtaggatacggttacctacagtctgcatactaactccagaggggttaataccccgacttacagcatccactgtcctgtcaaacccaaGGAATATTGCACCtgggtttgtacaatcatacattTATTGACAGGGTTGCACGATATTGtccatttaattcattttttaaaacTCATAGTACAccacgtttggtaatatatgttttaagtaaatttattaaaagttagatttcacattatgtaggtgtgcagttagtgaattctttaggggactcattcattttgtgttccccttccccctctttttgcctgattcacttatcagttcacagtttgcacccacatttacaattacctttattattatatactttatCACTTTACACAATTAGTgtggccctgtgatcactccctaatccTCCCTTTGTTTTCTTTAAATCGGTTACTTTAAAAGGTCCTGTGCAGTTTCTCAGTGTGCAGAACTCAATGCGGAGTTGCATCCATAGGGAGATGCACTCGCATCTAACATAAATATATCAAAAGCTCCGGTTTACTGTAACCTGGAGAATAACCAGTGTGTATGAGCAACAATAAAAGGTATGTCAGGCGCTCTCAAAGCTAGTGAAGTATATTTATTGGATGTCTTCGGGACCTTTATCAGAAACTGTTATTAATAAAATAGGACTGAGCGCTGTAAGACaagtaataataactttattttatatagcacttttctcccaatgggcaTCAAAGCGGTTCACAATTACGGTATAGAGCACGGTAATACTGTACATagtatttttacagacacagtcactGCCCCGATGAGGTATGTttttgttgcctgaggcacagctagataaagtgacttgcccaaggtcacaaggggccGACACCGTGATTTgaacctgcttcaaactcggcGTCATTGTTATCGGAGTCAGTGCCTTTAATCACTGAGACGCACCTTCAGTACTACACACTTTATCAAGTACTTTGGTAACAGTTTAGTTGTCGGCAAGTAATATATTTAGCTACTGACCTTCGGTGGGTCATCAAATATTTttctatatacatacagtatgtgtataagaAATAGTCTTACAGTTTAGTTGTAGTGCAAGAGAAGGAAACACTTATTTTTTACTGTGTCTCCTGGTTTTCC is drawn from Ascaphus truei isolate aAscTru1 chromosome 18, aAscTru1.hap1, whole genome shotgun sequence and contains these coding sequences:
- the FAN1 gene encoding fanconi-associated nuclease 1 is translated as MSQIKSPEKKKSRKSLSLSKKRSNVTQKNQLLPNTISKSQSIVALFKNAPPAKLSCPLCGEMVPRFGLNKHLDEACPKEKQDGLEDDVILVDEASVQSNIPCMSPKPSQEVRGLIKTDLNMSPCVQTDVSVKPSSPYFNKDLSVKDIFKETQVQIGKTVPLESLSSKLSRRYQTRSVKRDTRRELQCQVAAAECIEIPTEGTSDVRLSTLREENLCGNTSTQPKILIRSGETENTNNETLATVCANHNNSQERNNALICGHVIEKGPKSPLCSDKYLSPGSPDDKLVDCSTETRKHKIEDNIQRKTNRCKKAKHSVPEISALPAASLQQCDELTVNSPVKDNAELLPMEDLLVLNEFLKPFDDTDYQGEEENLQHGIDGSSVQEECGVHASRHPYYLRNFLMVLQTVMESEEDMNLFSEEDIRTLTAFHELSAGSQKLYVRLFQRKLNWIKINKIEYTEIGSDLVPFVEELVQNGFLQSDSELQELSEALDLFPAPDLKTLAKGFHLANPGAQKQQLVEEFLRLSKQRSIFSMGKNQPGIAAVILKKAKYLCGRAVRVCRAPRAVFSRVLLLFSLTDSMEVEEAASGGQTQLSTVLMVNMGRTTFPTYTVNRTTQIFQDREDLIRYEAAMHKLIEVIVTMTNGNWEEAHLLYQSAGKEWDGLKNEPSLSYHAELPVYLRCFTVGWVYTKILSRGVEILQRLHMYEEAVQLLQRLLSQHIYCPDSRGRWWDRLALNLHQHLKHTQKAIDFIMEGLSDPYVRTGHQLSLYQRAVRMRDSPSCKKFRHLLRDLPVMAVEDVPHVTIKGRMYPQTGMGKSVFLMEDLADDAGEDIGLSTVMCSVEELALAHYRQQGFDQGIHGEGSTFCTLYGLLMWDVIFMEGVPDVFRNSYQAFPLDLYTDNFLENRRDAIESRLQLLHGSSTETLAQLIADVWNAHEGKAAALVSWERFSSLQQAQNLVSCFGGAFSSGVCQRMSKDIRHCRGGLPDLVVWNTQKKQYKLVEVKGPSDRLSHKQMVWLHELKKLGADVEVCHVVSIGAKSNRVG